The segment TATCTtatattcatttgattttcaggtAGCAAAACTGACTTTTCTTTGCTAGCAAAACTGATTTGCTAGCAGACGTTTGATGAGGCTATGCGTGAATTGCGGCAAGAGGATCAAGGTGCTCATGGTAGCTATTTTCATTAGTTATGATAGATTTTGTTGTGCGAGCAAATCATATGAGTTGTTGTTGTATAAGCCAACATATTAGTTTTGTAGGTACTTGAGTGTAGCTTGGTTATTGTCTTAGTATTTTGTGTGAAATATTGTACAAGTACAAATGTTGATGGTTTTAATGAAGATGTTGAGCAATATTTTGTCAATTGTGAGCTTTGTTCTAGTTTATATAtgtttgaaaggatcaagatgcccaagagggggggtgaattgggcttctctaaaaatttaagcaccctataagctccaattcaaccccttgtgcctagtgtgacttggagagctaccggataaaagttttgcaacctagttccaatcctattctagcatgacaattctaagaatgtaaaagcacaaagtaaatgctagaaagtaaaggagtagtggaagaaaatgctcggcgatgttttgccgaggtatcggagagtcgccactctccactagtcctcgttggagcacccgcgcaagggtcttgctcccccttggtccgcgcaaggaccaagtgctctctacgggctgattcttcgacactccgtcgcggtgaatcgcccaaaaccgctcacaagcttgacacgagccacccacaagaactacgggtgatcttcgtgcctccaatcaccaccgaaccgtctaggtgatggcgatcaccaagagtaacaagcaaagaactctcacttgacccaaacaaggcactagagagtggtggatgcacacttgactcttggaactcagtagaggaggattctctcaagaattcactcaaaaactcaatcctctctaagctcttgcaactctcttgctccacaacaagattctctgatgttcaaatgggcaagagagctctcatggacgaggtggaggagtataaatactatccaccaagtccaaaggtcggccaaccgttttccactgaaaacggggtcaccggacgcacattatgttgcaccggacgcactgcaccgtgcgtccggtgtgacataacggctacctgcgcttcctctgacaggtcaccggacgctaactctcagcgtccggtgcaccgtccggtgctcggggaaactttacatgctccctgcgcatgggaccggacgctatccggtgcgtccggtgctcaggggaacgttgcaagctccctgggtaagggaccggacgctacccggtgcgtccggtgctagcgtccagtgcctaaccctaagcacagcACTTTTCtagcggctaaggacctcaccggacgcactcacagagcgtccggtgcagcgtccggtgcccctttgggcacccaaacttcgtcgaaacgcgatcgttccaacacgaagtttgttcctctcgatctaaggactatctctgagctgcctagtgctaggtttaccaagtgtgcaccacacctaaacctaaagccttgcctaagtcaagctactagatcaaagcccctcttaatagtacggtcaaaggaaaacaaagtcctaaactactctaagtgcccttcttcaccatatggcatttagacctagtctagtcttgacgatgtccatccctcctttgaaaaccgaaacgatttccactattaagtaggcatgtacgtccctgtccatcgagtacctatataccatgaccttacctatgactttgcctctgcaaaacacacgttagtcatagtaatcaacaatgtcattaatcaccgaaatcacttaggggcctagatgctctttcaatgttTCATGAGTGTGCCACAAATCCATGGGCATTAATAATGGGCCACAAAAACGCCTACTGATGCGTAACAGAATTGTGATGGTTCATTTTGTCACAATTGCCTTATGCTATTGCTGCCGATTAGTTCATCCATGACGAACGAAAAAACCAATCTATGACGGTCACTTTCGGTCTGATACATGACGTTTTAAGCGATCGTCATAATGAGTTAACCGTGACGCATTTTCTCTTATCTGTGACGATGTATAAGGAAATTTCTTGTAGTGCCGACAGAGACTGTTAGCTAGGTCATACAAGTCACTCTCAAATCCTAACTTTGACATGTATGACCTGTTAGCTAGGTCATACAAGTCACTCTCAATAATTCACTATCAAGGAGGTCTTTGCCACCGccccaaaaccctaactttgtGCATCTGCTGTGAGGAAGATGATGTGTGTTTCTAGTTCGAATCACCCATTGACGCATGTATGTGTGATAGTAACATATTAAAGACACACTCGCTCATAAAGATCGTGACCGCGCCCACCTATGTTGATGCTCACAAACCTAGCCTATGTGTAAGGTTAGTCCAACAACCCTGACGTTATCTAGGTCACACAAATCGCCGAACCATCCACTCTATCCAACGAGCAATAGATCCGCCCACCATAGTAATGGGCACCATGGCAGCAATTTCGACATGTTCTAGATCAAATCCAACTTCGGATGCCATCCGAGAAAGTAGAAAGCACAAAGAGAGGAGGGCCAAGAGGGATTGGTGGATGACCGAACGAAAGGAAAGAGTTTGAATACCCATTGATCTtgtcaaactttttttttattattacatCTCAAAAATTAATATGTCCATTGAAATTGTACATCCGCCACTCCCCAGAAGTCGAGATatgttttgatatttttcttaaaaCTTGTTTGCTTGTATAAAACTTTTGATTACTTGTTGTCGGTTTCGATTCAACAAGCAGTTCACCAATTCGAAAAAAAAGCAATTCAACAAATGAAAAGGAAACGAATCATTTCAAGGCAAATGGGCTGAAACTCCCAACTATTGGGCCACGATCTATTATATAACGAACTGCTAATTGCACTGCCAACTGTCCAGAACATGTGCTGCTCGTTCCGATCCATGGGTTCCCTTCCCAGGGGTGGCTTCTTCGCGACAACATGAGCTTTTGAGCCTCACGGTCAAGGATCATGCGGCTGATGCGTCGGCGTGTAATAACCATGCGTTATTGGTGGACCTATGTGACTCCGATCAGCTGGTGGAACTGCACGCAGAAACGAGAAGAATTAGGTGGTCAGGTCGGTGCAATTTGGAAATCGCCAAATATACTGATCGTTCCAATTTCGGATCCGGTGACAGTGCGTGCATACACTAAGCAGAACTCTGAGTCTTGAGTCTGAACTCACCATCTCCGGCCTTCTCACCTTCTGGAGCATGTGTACCAGTACCATCGCCTGGGCATGGAGTGGTCGGAGCCTCAGCGGGCGGAGGAGCCGGAGGACTAGTGGCGGCGTCAGCCGGAGCGTCGTTATTGCTTGGAGCAGTTGGGGGATTGGCGATGGGGGAGCTAGCGAACGCCATTCTCTCTATGCAGAGCACCAGGTTGCAGGAGAGCGGTGGTTGCCTCAGGCCCAGTCGAAGGGCCATCGTCGTCTTTCGCTCGAGTCCCAACTCCCAAGCTGGCCAGTCCTCGGCAAGGGTATTTATGCGTTTAGAGGTCGGAGACTCAGGCGGCGACTCGAAAGACGGCGTGCGTTCATAttatatcctttttctttttcagaGCCAGTATGCGTTTATACCCACCAGGTGAGACTCGGAGGCATCTCGCGATCGGTCTCAGTCTGAACCTGAAAAGTCAAAAGTTTTTCTAACCAAAGTTATCGTTGAAGATTCTATTCGCCGCTGTGTCTTAGGGGTGTTTGGTCCCGGTTTGAATATTtgacacatacataaaatattaaatatagactatttataaaactaaaaacattgGTAGAGAGTAATCTGCGAGACGAACCTTTtatgtctaattagtccatgattgaacactaattgtcaaataaaacgaaaatgctacactaTCTGATAAATTTTAACAactcaaccaaacacccccttaggcCTACTGTTGTACTTTCCGACGATGGTGGATGTCACTTCCTGCCTAAAGACATCGTTGTAGCACTCATGTGGCCGtgtctcttctctgtctttctctcGCCGGAGCTGTTTCTTGATGCATTGTGCCTATATGTGCTTTGAGCTTCTCTTCATAATAGTTTGTCCAGCTGACATGCTTAGTGTTGACGCAGTCGTTTGATTTTTTTAGCGGATACTTTGCCGCTATCGCTTTTCCTTATAGCGGATACTTTGTCATCCATGCTGCTCTAATAGATGCTTTGTCGCTGACGTTTCTTCAGTCTCCTCTCTCTGGCAGATGCTTTGCTATCGTGAGCATTATGCCTCATCTACGCGTTATCGTTGAAGATTCTATTCACCGCTGTGTCAGGTCGTGTTTGGTTTTAGTCGTTAAATTTTaactcccgtcacatcgaatgtttgacacatgcatagaatacTGAATATAGACTatctacaaaactaaaaacacaggtagagagtaatttgcgagacgaatcttttgtgcctaattagtccatgattggacactaattgtcaaataaaacaaaaatgctacactaCCTGACTTTAACaacccaaccaaacaccctctaaGGCCTACCGCTGTGCTTTCCGACAATGGTGGATGTCACTTTCTTCGTGAAGACATTGTTGTAGCACTCATGTGGCCGTGTCTCTCCTCCATCTTCCGTTTCTCTCACCGGAGCTGTTTCTTGATGCATTGTGCCTATATGTGCTTCAAGCTTCTCTTCATAATAGCTCCTCTTCATAATAGTTTGTCCAGCTGACATGCTTAGTGTTGACACAGTCGCTTGGTTTTTTTAGCGGATACTTTGCCGCTACCGCTTTTCCTTATACCGGATATTTTGTCATCCATGCTGCTCTAACGGATGCTTTGTCGCCGACGTTTCTTCAGTCTCCTCTCTCTAGCAAATGCTTTGCTGTCGTGAGCATTATGCCTCATCCGCGCGTTGTCTCTGGTGATGTTTTGCCACTGTTCTACTGGTTGTTCTTGCTCGGGCGGATGCTTGGCCGCTGTTGTCTCGTCTTTTCTCAATGGATGCTTTGCCACCACAGTTATATTTATTTTGTTGGCAGCTTTCGTATTGTTGTTTTTCTTGCAGCACA is part of the Sorghum bicolor cultivar BTx623 chromosome 10, Sorghum_bicolor_NCBIv3, whole genome shotgun sequence genome and harbors:
- the LOC110431255 gene encoding probable pathogenesis-related protein ARB_02861 isoform X2, coding for MALRLGLRQPPLSCNLVLCIERMAFASSPIANPPTAPSNNDAPADAATSPPAPPPAEAPTTPCPGDGTGTHAPEVPPADRSHIGPPITHGYYTPTHQPHDP
- the LOC110431255 gene encoding probable pathogenesis-related protein ARB_02861 isoform X1, which produces MALRLGLRQPPLSCNLVLCIERMAFASSPIANPPTAPSNNDAPADAATSPPAPPPAEAPTTPCPGDGTGTHAPEGEKAGDVPPADRSHIGPPITHGYYTPTHQPHDP